In Musa acuminata AAA Group cultivar baxijiao chromosome BXJ3-11, Cavendish_Baxijiao_AAA, whole genome shotgun sequence, one DNA window encodes the following:
- the LOC103970892 gene encoding pentatricopeptide repeat-containing protein At1g09900-like produces the protein MLGRPKPLSRLALHLLRSTLRFSSIPTSLQALAIPSPANRPASLPVSVPRIGPDSLRLVSTPDAESICSLLSDPPSDRPRVVDGLLVRFEHKLTSDLVLEVLKCHRRLGRSATLGFFSWAGFRLGFRFDDPVVEYMADFLGRRKLFDDLKWLLRTVARSNGRVSTRSVAICIRFLGRQGRVGEALSLFEVMELELNCPPDNLVINNVLYVLCKKDLSGGLIDVAVRIFHRIVQPDMYSYSNIIVGLCRFGRLENAFEVFREMTRATLVPTRTALNILVRELCEFGGKDETVGRVSIRKHSRPFDILVPNLMADGVLRPAVEVFHMIARLGMLPSTYIVDALVLRLCQAGKIEEAMGILGVVEGRKPNCVAESYTVIIKALCEACRMDEACRVLGRMMNLGLKPKLVVYNSIIRAFCMLGNVVEAQKYFDIMNKRRCEPDCATYTMLVHANCMIQNWQIAYKLLMEMIGLGMRPHFNTYNLVDGFLKKNGELDMSKKLKRKMEVQDLYAHCKAGRLEAAYDKLSSMLATGFHPPIYARDAFECAFQRSTKWEMAQELLKKMEVDHSPV, from the coding sequence ATGCTCGGGAGGCCAAAACCACTCTCTCGTCTCGCTCTTCATCTCCTCCGATCCACCCTTCGCTTCTCCTCCATCCCCACATCACTCCAAGCCCTAGCCATCCCTTCCCCCGCCAACCGCCCCGCCTCGCTTCCTGTTTCCGTTCCCCGGATCGGCCCCGACTCCTTACGCCTCGTCTCGACCCCCGACGCGGAATCCATCTGCTCCTTGCTGTCGGATCCGCCCTCTGACCGCCCCCGTGTCGTCGATGGCCTCCTTGTTCGGTTCGAACACAAGCTCACCTCCGACCTCGTGCTGGAAGTTCTCaagtgccaccgccggctgggGAGATCCGCCACCCTCGGATTCTTCTCCTGGGCAGGGTTCCGGCTGGGGTTCCGGTTTGATGACCCCGTGGTGGAGTACATGGCCGACTTCCTCGGCCGGAGGAAGCTATTTGATGACCTCAAGTGGTTGCTGAGGACGGTCGCGCGCAGCAATGGTCGCGTGTCGACTCGGTCCGTGGCCATTTGCATCCGGTTCCTCGGAAGGCAGGGGAGGGTCGGGGAGGCGCTTTCCCTGTTTGAGGTGATGGAATTGGAGCTCAATTGCCCTCCGGACAACCTGGTGATCAACAATGTGCTATATGTGCTTTGCAAAAAGGATCTTTCCGGTGGCTTGATCGATGTGGCTGTTAGAATCTTTCATAGGATTGTGCAGCCGGACATGTACTCGTACAGTAATATTATTGTCGGACTTTGTAGGTTTGGACGATTGGAGAATGCATTTGAAGTGTTCCGGGAGATGACCCGGGCTACTTTGGTTCCAACAAGGACAGCATTGAATATTCTTGTCAGAGAGCTTTGTGAGTTTGGTGGCAAGGACGAGACGGTAGGGAGAGTTAGCATTAGGAAACACAGCAGGCCATTTGATATTTTGGTTCCCAATCTCATGGCTGATGGAGTCTTACGACCTGCAGTTGAGGTCTTCCACATGATTGCAAGGTTGGGTATGTTGCCAAGCACTTATATTGTGGATGCACTTGTTTTGAGGCTTTGTCAAGCAGGAAAGATTGAGGAAGCAATGGGGATTCTGGGAGTGGTGGAGGGTAGGAAGCCTAATTGTGTTGCTGAGAGTTATACTGTCATAATAAAGGCACTGTGCGAGGCTTGTAGAATGGATGAAGCTTGTAGGGTGTTAGGAAGAATGATGAACCTAGGGCTGAAGCCAAAGCTCGTTGTTTATAATTCAATCATTCGGGCCTTTTGTATGTTAGGAAATGTTGTTGAAGCacaaaaatattttgatattatgaacAAGAGGAGGTGTGAGCCAGATTGTGCAACATACACTATGTTAGTCCATGCAAACTGCATGATTCAGAATTGGCAGATAGCATACAAATTGTTGATGGAGATGATAGGATTGGGTATGCGCCCTCATTTCAACACTTATAACTTAGTTGATGGTTTTCTAAAGAAAAATGGAGAGCTTGATATGTCAAAGAAGTTGAAAAGAAAAATGGAGGTCCAGGACCTATATGCTCATTGCAAAGCTGGTAGGTTGGAGGCTGCTTATGACAAATTAAGCTCGATGCTAGCTACGGGGTTTCATCCTCCAATTTACGCAAGAGATGCATTTGAATGTGCATTTCAAAGGTCTACCAAGTGGGAGATGGCACAGGAGTTGTTAAAAAAAATGGAAGTGGATCATTCTCCTGTATAA
- the LOC103970451 gene encoding uncharacterized protein LOC103970451 codes for MAGCNENVASQGEEVKLEKYGGIVPKKQLISKDHERAYFDSADWVLSKVGGTSSNTKTATENLKPKLKPTPHHQLPPRKPTCTSDREYDNLPFDYIVLLCSSNLNLIIGF; via the exons ATGGCTGGCTGTAATGAGAATGTGGCATCCCAAGGTGAAGAG GTAAAATTGGAGAAGTATGGAGGCATTGTGCCTAAGAAACAATTAATATCAAAG GACCATGAAAGAGCCTACTTTGATTCTGCAGACTGGGTCCTCAGCAAG GTAGGAGGAACAAGTTCAAATACAAAAACTGCAACTGAAAATTTAAAACCCAAGCTGaag CCAACACCTCATCACCAGCTTCCACCAAGGAAGCCGACATGCACATCAGATCGAGAGTACGACAATCTTCCATTTGATTACATTGTTTTGCTTTGCTCAAGCAATCTTAATCTGATAATTGGATTCTGA